tctctccgacgatgatagttggcatctctccaatttcaccacaactctcctcctcccgtcttaaccacatttgctcgtcgcgatgttctactggggtctcccaaataccagcccagaagttcgtcacatcgctaatatcctGCAAActttcgcggtagtcgggcttctcgtcgctaatgtagTCGTAGAAcgcacatttattttttttatattttaaatttttttgttttaatttttattttagtgcaaTATACTAAATTGAGATCCATACTGTCAACGAATgggccgtttgaagctagcgattgaccagaaacgtttgAAACTGGCTAACAGCAAACCCTCATATAATAGCATTAGCGATATGAATTATTCGCAAATGCACATGAGTAGTTTATGGTAGCACTAAATGTGTTTATAATGCTTTTAATGCTGATATCGAACTTACaggaattaaaataaaaagattCTCAAATGCTCAAAATCGCTTTTACATTCCTATTACGATTAGAATAAAATCTTGTATTTGTTCCTTgtactgtaataaaaaaaaatacgataaTGGGTTgccatttgaatgaaaatgattttttttatttttattcttcctCCAATTATTGTATTTAAAAAACGGTATATGCAAGCGAACACAGGACTAGCGATATCAGAAGTGAAATCGATTGTATTTCTCCAAAAGATTTCCTACTTCTACCCGTATTTGTCCAAAACAAAGGTCATTATGATTGTTCTTGTGTTGTAATTATAGTTTTTCTACTCACTAgtttaaatatttatatatttaggAAATTAGCGGCCAACAAAAGCTGGAGCACCATATTAAATTCAATGGGGAATTCTGGTGCGCTATTGCTGCTATTCATGTAGCGATGTTTGTACTCCAAATACTGACATACTTTTTCGAGTATTGGTGATCTTAAATtcgatggagaaaaaaaacaataaataactGGAGTAAACGATTCCATTATCATTAGACTACTTACGAAATTTCCCTGAAGTGGATCGTATTTGTTTCGGATTCGGCAAATTGACCAGGACCGGAGAGCATAGCTTGGATGATGTCCGAGAGGAATGCGTGCTCACGTTTCACGATAAACTCATCTCCTTCGGCTGAAACTAACTTTATGAACTCCGAATCCGGTCCCTCGCAGTTCCCGATGTGATGCTTTGATTTCTCGCAGTTGTCCATTGCTGTAGCGCTTGATTGTTTGGTGGGATTCGAGATGTAAGAGTTTGATGATTCCGACCCAATGGTCCGCATTTATATACTGGATTCCAGGAGTATGGGTACAGATTCGTCCATGAGGTACCTGGGGAGATTCCATATTATTACCCGATCTGGACAGGTAGCAGGTAACATAAGTAAATACGATTTAGATTTGATTTTGGATTTGGATTACAATATTTCTCACATTTCAGCGCATACAAATAAACTCCCTAATTAGTTCATTGTGTCAATTAGGTAACTTACCAGACCTCAGGGTATAGGGGAAGGGCGGTAAGAGCGGACATCTTAAGAAAAAGCtgattttttcatgaatttcacaaaaaaaaactagttatCTCACAACGAATCGATAGTGTCTTTTTATATCGAAAATTTTACTTGAGGcggaaattttggaaaattaatttgtccggcagttttttgaaaataagaaAGATACAGGAAGGACGGACACTTGGAGGGAGAGAtaaacattttctttttatcccatttgtttattttaggctcattagcatttagcagtaacagagccgaattttaatcgtgtacatatcaCATGTTTAATCATATCTATGAATAGAACATTATACAGTTgctatttttcggcgtaagagtttctttctgttcttccattatccagttagaccaccggacagcggtaacagttgattgatcattgttgagttatttatagagcagcagcccgatgtttcttgcagagcagagcaagttgtatggatgaatcgattttatttcgaccgtggatcgatctccatcgctgatgattgttgcatggatgtagctattctgtaacaacacaaagatggtcaatgagggtcctgagttttgaacccccagagatgaacagttgaaagttatatttttaaattcaaatttaacaaatgaactttttttctgcagacgaaaatttacatcgttCTGTTCTTTGCAGACCATTTTGTggtttttttcacaaatttattattttaggcTTTTGTCTCGGTGTCATTCACTCGCTTTTTTTTTCACgatcacttcacaaatcgaaggttttccggttacataccttttCGATAATAACTTCAAAGCTGTTATAAACAAATGGAGTCAATCATGGAAATTGTTTGACAAATGAGTTTTATCCAttctattttttgacatttgaaTCTTCGTACATCCCTCCTCAATGGAACacttatcacagttccgtttttgtggaagaGACAATGCGGTTTATCAAGTCAATAATCATTTCTAAATTCACAAAATTCAGTTCGCAGCTGaccaatatattctttgttcataattattgaaataaacatcAGAACCTCGAGGTAAGGATAGTTCAAGGTATAATAAACCTTGAATAATCTACAATCAATaaacattgttcaaaattaagtTATGAGGTATAGTTTCTttcaatatgattgtgaagacatttgaagacatgttttcgtactATATGAAGACATTCAATAAAATCACATGGCATCCCTGCATAGACTTGGCCGATATTATGATTCGgtaccgagatggaaaatgtaaggtgggaagatttttaaatctgtgacatCACGGATTTTGTTAAaacaatgctagcgttcaaatcataagggcccaactgacattttggatgaaactgaaatttcagtattattgaggaGATCTAAACTCAATTCCAATTcgattttacttctcgttacgtcgaccaaaatcgtaaatgaacaaagtcagagttacaGAATcatttgttcctttgacggaaaACATTTGATAGAGCATGGGATAAAACGTGGCAGGTTCGTGTAAAATGTACGAAAAAAAACTTGCCTAGATAGATTGAAAAAATgacctagattgagacgaaaactTTCCTTCCTAGTTTTAGACAAATGAAGTGTTGATCACTTTAGCtcgtgacatgttctgtttatttttaaatgatgaatgcaatgcgaaaaatatttttttttgaaatatgtaattattttctgtatatTCTCTTTCATCGtcattcgttgacacattcatttttgtactatttgagtaactgactgttaTATCTGGTATGTGAatttcctatcttcctggctactaatacaatcaaagtttaataaaaccaaaacccgtgaatattcctaccttctattcttcatctcgattCGGTACTAGAATATAAATGAAGCAATCTGTCGAAGCATAGCGAAAGCTTTCGGGAGAAAATGAAGTAACGCGTTGTAAAAGaaagaagagaaagagagaatttTGACCATATGCGCTTTAGATGAGAGACgggcattagggtggcaatggatgtatgggaaaaaaaattcatcagcgaatttcaaaaaccgaccatgtacattttgtttactggcccaaaaaaatgatctgtgttAAGTTctaagcgctcaaagttttgattttttgatcctcgaaaatcttccaagaggggagtaaaggaaatttggaaaatcaatattttttt
The Toxorhynchites rutilus septentrionalis strain SRP chromosome 2, ASM2978413v1, whole genome shotgun sequence genome window above contains:
- the LOC129771071 gene encoding elongin-C-like, translated to MRTIGSESSNSYISNPTKQSSATAMDNCEKSKHHIGNCEGPDSEFIKLVSAEGDEFIVKREHAFLSDIIQAMLSGPGQFAESETNTIHFREISSPILEKVCQYLEYKHRYMNSSNSAPEFPIEFNMVLQLLLAANFLNI